In Gemmata obscuriglobus, a single genomic region encodes these proteins:
- a CDS encoding TIGR03067 domain-containing protein has protein sequence MNRLCFCVLAALFTTCVSLGEEQPKAVKDELKLLEGEWKVVKAESGGKAVKSKSVVVYTADGKSSISDPNSGLPPLKTTIALDPTKKPKWIDVTNARGRTDKGIYELNGDQMKAVFRAGGDRPTEFKTEAEGEVMYTYERVKPK, from the coding sequence ATGAACCGGCTTTGTTTCTGCGTGCTCGCGGCGCTCTTCACCACCTGCGTTTCCTTGGGCGAAGAGCAGCCGAAGGCCGTGAAGGACGAACTCAAATTGCTGGAAGGTGAGTGGAAGGTCGTCAAAGCCGAGAGCGGCGGAAAGGCGGTCAAATCGAAGTCGGTTGTCGTGTACACCGCGGACGGGAAGTCCTCCATTTCGGACCCCAACTCGGGGCTGCCGCCGCTGAAGACAACGATCGCGCTCGACCCAACGAAGAAGCCGAAATGGATCGACGTGACGAACGCCCGGGGCCGCACCGATAAGGGCATTTATGAGTTGAACGGCGATCAGATGAAGGCCGTGTTCCGTGCCGGCGGGGACCGACCGACGGAGTTCAAAACGGAAGCCGAGGGCGAGGTGATGTACACTTACGAGCGGGTCAAACCCAAGTGA
- a CDS encoding Mu-like prophage major head subunit gpT family protein, with translation MEVTQFTALARAEFAKGKLAADEKPFPANHEPFTFRLDSKSKVETHTYMSNLPRLTEFKGYTPFARLVNKEYTVANKTFRVGVSVKKEDVDDDQTGGYMSTIQGLPTRAKKDTGHLILAHLAAGASTKCFDGTNFFANSHLFGTGDNLDTFDAASNDGQTHKIIALITDNPVVKPVLFQDREPLSALDTDADEANARKQKEYEYWVDCRFGLGYGFWWDAIQLTISDTPTVAECYAIVEQLINGFRSFKLPKANDVDDELFVHEGWDPAPGNLVLACNLKLGIILKRALALTQYTAPGGNVDNVYKDVATVLPTSALGA, from the coding sequence GTGGAAGTGACCCAGTTCACCGCGCTGGCCCGCGCCGAGTTCGCCAAGGGCAAGCTGGCCGCCGACGAGAAGCCGTTCCCGGCCAACCACGAGCCGTTCACGTTCCGCCTCGACAGCAAGTCGAAGGTCGAGACGCACACGTACATGTCGAACCTGCCGCGGCTCACCGAGTTCAAGGGGTACACCCCGTTCGCGCGGCTGGTGAACAAGGAGTACACGGTCGCCAACAAGACGTTCCGGGTCGGCGTGTCGGTCAAGAAGGAGGACGTGGACGACGACCAGACGGGCGGGTACATGAGCACCATCCAGGGGCTCCCCACCCGGGCCAAGAAGGACACCGGGCACCTGATCCTGGCGCACCTCGCGGCCGGGGCCAGCACCAAGTGCTTCGACGGCACCAACTTCTTCGCCAACAGCCACCTGTTCGGCACCGGCGACAACCTGGACACGTTCGACGCCGCGTCCAACGACGGGCAGACGCACAAGATCATCGCCCTGATCACCGACAACCCGGTGGTCAAGCCGGTGCTGTTCCAGGACCGCGAGCCGTTGAGCGCGCTGGACACCGACGCGGACGAGGCCAACGCCCGGAAGCAGAAGGAGTACGAGTACTGGGTGGACTGCCGGTTCGGGCTCGGGTACGGGTTCTGGTGGGACGCGATCCAGCTCACCATCAGCGACACCCCGACGGTGGCCGAGTGCTACGCCATCGTCGAGCAGCTGATCAACGGGTTCCGGTCGTTCAAGCTGCCCAAGGCCAACGACGTGGACGACGAGCTGTTCGTGCACGAGGGCTGGGACCCGGCCCCGGGGAACCTGGTGCTGGCGTGCAACCTGAAGCTCGGCATCATCCTCAAGCGGGCCCTGGCGCTCACCCAGTACACCGCCCCGGGCGGCAACGTGGACAACGTGTACAAGGACGTGGCCACCGTGCTCCCGACCAGCGCGCTCGGCGCCTGA
- a CDS encoding phage virion morphogenesis protein, with protein MAGLVLSFADLARAARQPAAGPLALPAVAPLDAPTGRELVQILVSDVKRRFATGTAPDGTPWRPLRYGRAFRGGGTAQPLRDTGALMASFTGRFTGDEVVVGTNHPGAALHNFGGTVVPRKGKFLAIALTAAARRAGSPRNLRGTAREPLFARRVNGRLVGHFLLVKKAVVPRREFMGVSEPGATAAAAALAESAARKWLQT; from the coding sequence ATGGCCGGGCTGGTGCTGAGCTTCGCGGACCTGGCCCGGGCGGCGCGACAGCCCGCCGCGGGGCCGCTCGCGCTCCCGGCCGTCGCGCCGCTCGACGCGCCGACGGGCCGCGAGCTGGTGCAGATCCTCGTCTCGGACGTGAAGCGGCGGTTCGCCACCGGCACCGCCCCCGACGGCACGCCCTGGCGGCCGCTCCGGTACGGCCGGGCGTTCCGGGGCGGCGGCACCGCCCAGCCGCTCCGCGACACCGGGGCGCTGATGGCCAGCTTCACCGGGCGGTTCACCGGCGACGAGGTCGTCGTCGGCACCAACCACCCCGGGGCCGCGCTGCACAACTTCGGCGGGACCGTGGTGCCCCGGAAGGGCAAGTTCCTGGCGATCGCCCTGACCGCCGCGGCGCGACGCGCGGGCTCCCCGCGGAACCTGCGCGGCACGGCCCGCGAGCCGCTGTTCGCCCGCCGGGTGAACGGCCGGCTGGTGGGGCACTTCCTGCTCGTGAAGAAGGCCGTGGTGCCGCGGCGCGAGTTCATGGGCGTGAGCGAGCCGGGGGCGACCGCGGCGGCCGCGGCCCTGGCCGAGAGCGCCGCCCGCAAGTGGCTGCAAACGTGA
- a CDS encoding spike base protein, RCAP_Rcc01079 family encodes MPADRHKDTGLDAPGDIGIAVVPSDTTDLPNGPCRAFDVGTAGDVRVIFASDASNGGTGTPVTLKNRAAGMPYPYRVRRVLATGTTGGDITAIY; translated from the coding sequence ATGCCCGCCGACCGGCACAAGGACACCGGGCTCGACGCCCCGGGGGACATCGGCATCGCGGTGGTCCCGAGCGACACCACGGACCTGCCCAACGGCCCGTGCCGCGCGTTCGACGTGGGCACCGCGGGCGACGTGCGGGTGATCTTCGCGTCCGACGCGAGCAACGGCGGCACCGGCACGCCCGTGACGCTCAAGAACCGGGCGGCCGGGATGCCGTACCCGTACCGGGTGCGGCGCGTCCTGGCGACCGGCACCACGGGCGGCGACATCACCGCGATCTACTGA
- a CDS encoding phage tail tube protein → MADKVGVFNRLLYAGSGVTTATHEFEFLEGSTLGLSENFIDTNGIRGTRSHSSERVRRGTRRVDGQIILAPTPVELAVWLPLILGGTPSGTSYPLGENLPLFNLFGVRDGTVYTYSDCVVTNATFSASEGGPMQLSLTIIGKDETQSGSAGAATIDLTTQPFVLHDAVVSVGGSNREVASFSLAIDNVVEAKFRNSATITQLKATDRNVTVDLPVSLGTDAALYGSAVGGVATTLTLTNGGCSLTFSMTKVQAPKQPLPFGQRGILDLPWRGVARKDGATPELTTTLDSTP, encoded by the coding sequence ATGGCGGACAAGGTCGGCGTGTTCAACCGCTTGCTGTACGCCGGCTCCGGCGTTACCACGGCCACGCACGAGTTCGAGTTCCTCGAAGGCTCGACGCTGGGCCTCTCTGAGAACTTCATCGACACGAACGGCATCCGGGGTACCCGCTCGCACAGCTCCGAGCGGGTGCGGCGCGGGACCCGGCGGGTCGACGGCCAGATCATTCTGGCCCCGACGCCGGTCGAGCTCGCCGTCTGGCTGCCGCTGATCCTGGGCGGCACGCCCTCGGGCACGAGCTACCCGCTCGGCGAGAACCTGCCGCTGTTCAACCTGTTCGGCGTGCGGGACGGGACCGTGTACACGTACTCGGACTGCGTCGTCACGAACGCGACGTTCAGCGCGTCCGAGGGCGGCCCGATGCAGCTGTCGCTGACGATCATCGGCAAGGACGAGACCCAGTCCGGCTCCGCCGGCGCCGCGACCATCGACCTGACCACGCAGCCGTTCGTGCTGCACGACGCGGTGGTGTCGGTGGGCGGCTCGAACCGCGAGGTGGCGAGCTTCTCGCTCGCGATCGACAACGTCGTCGAGGCCAAGTTCCGCAACTCGGCGACGATCACCCAGCTCAAGGCCACCGACCGCAACGTGACCGTCGACCTGCCGGTGAGCCTCGGGACCGACGCGGCGCTGTACGGCTCGGCCGTCGGGGGCGTGGCCACGACGCTCACGCTCACCAACGGGGGCTGCTCGCTGACCTTCTCCATGACCAAGGTGCAGGCCCCGAAGCAGCCGCTCCCGTTCGGCCAGCGGGGCATTCTGGACCTGCCCTGGCGCGGCGTCGCCCGCAAGGACGGCGCCACGCCGGAGCTCACCACCACACTGGACAGCACCCCATGA
- a CDS encoding glycosyltransferase, which yields MSSPLTIGMATRGEPDHVWFVLSALAANHPRVEYLVVDNTPERDPRVEAITRAVGGRYLHRPDLTGTSKPRDAVFRFARTPWAVCLDSHVILETGAVQAALDFAARNPDSRDIVSGPLVYDDGRGLSTHWKTNPGGGLWGTWDTDPRGADPAGEPFEIPMMGLGLWLMRTAAWPGFHPLFNGFGGEEGYVHEVVRRRGGRALCVPGLRWRHKFRDVSGWHNNPPPPYPLRTEDHVWNLLVGHRELGIEADQQIREHFGKNLGADTWDRLVKTAAHVQPLDGPRPGPTRQRILALWYSDNSAPDPLLMRSLQSVIDAREQTIRHDVTVSACAWEIGGNLGILPSVNTPGIMLRSFIGARKRGYNTILAQIRQAVAHATASGEEYDAVAFCEHDVLYPPGYFDRLGDALAAHPSAPVVSHRDYIGLSGTGWQRVRERHEPLHQLCLRWDTIQSNLARAEREAASGAAVVLEPDHEADRSAWARLEPADPAGMSGTPSVHVNHNAGRFTAHGDVCYEPRGASLWHPHWGEARHWWPGPMVTVSNVDVTQFKPEKPAGCSACEANAHPTPEAWARAAAAKPSDFHEHVGTLRELAAKCSSAAELSLWMKPADAAIVAGLPADGTFVSVCPRAKPQWERMKGWLGARFEGRTADPATADLPPVDLLFIDTEHTADALMPLLERHRERVAKYIAVHCTETFGESGDRPDAPGVLHALRTFCHRHPGWVVKRRDRNNHGLIVLSRCAEDVRAKPALWRQAMNYTAAMARHVADGRRTVPLDVLEARQAECALCEERALDACAACGCPLEAKLPLATESCGLVKKGQAPKWGAWPAGAAA from the coding sequence ATGAGCAGCCCGCTGACGATCGGCATGGCGACCCGGGGCGAGCCGGACCACGTGTGGTTCGTGCTCTCGGCCCTGGCCGCGAACCACCCGCGGGTCGAGTACCTGGTGGTGGACAACACCCCGGAGCGGGACCCGCGGGTGGAGGCGATCACCCGGGCCGTCGGCGGCCGGTACCTGCACCGCCCGGACCTCACCGGTACGTCCAAGCCCCGGGACGCCGTGTTCCGGTTCGCCCGCACCCCGTGGGCCGTGTGCCTCGACAGCCACGTGATTCTGGAAACGGGCGCGGTGCAGGCGGCCCTCGACTTCGCGGCCCGGAACCCGGACTCGCGGGACATCGTGTCCGGGCCGCTGGTGTACGACGACGGCCGAGGGCTGAGCACACACTGGAAGACGAACCCGGGCGGCGGGTTGTGGGGCACGTGGGACACGGACCCGCGCGGCGCGGATCCGGCGGGCGAGCCGTTCGAGATCCCCATGATGGGCCTCGGGCTGTGGCTGATGCGGACCGCGGCGTGGCCCGGGTTCCACCCGCTGTTCAACGGGTTCGGGGGCGAGGAGGGGTACGTTCACGAGGTGGTGCGGCGCCGCGGGGGCCGGGCGCTGTGCGTGCCCGGGCTGCGGTGGCGGCACAAGTTCCGGGACGTGTCCGGCTGGCACAACAACCCGCCGCCCCCGTACCCGCTCCGCACCGAGGACCACGTGTGGAACCTGCTGGTCGGTCACCGGGAACTCGGCATTGAGGCGGACCAGCAGATCCGCGAGCACTTCGGGAAGAACCTGGGGGCGGACACCTGGGACAGACTCGTCAAGACCGCGGCGCACGTTCAGCCCCTTGACGGCCCCCGTCCGGGTCCAACGCGGCAGCGCATACTGGCCCTGTGGTACAGCGATAACAGCGCCCCGGACCCCCTCCTCATGCGCTCGCTTCAGTCCGTGATTGACGCCCGGGAGCAGACCATCCGGCACGACGTGACCGTCAGCGCGTGCGCCTGGGAGATCGGCGGGAACCTGGGCATTCTCCCGAGCGTGAACACCCCCGGGATCATGCTCCGGAGCTTCATCGGGGCGCGGAAGCGGGGCTATAACACGATCCTGGCCCAGATCCGGCAGGCGGTGGCCCATGCCACCGCTTCGGGCGAGGAGTACGACGCGGTCGCGTTCTGCGAGCACGACGTGCTGTACCCCCCGGGGTACTTCGACCGGCTCGGGGACGCCCTCGCCGCGCACCCGTCGGCCCCGGTGGTGTCGCACCGCGATTACATCGGCCTCAGCGGCACCGGCTGGCAGCGGGTGCGTGAGCGACACGAGCCCCTGCACCAGCTCTGCCTCCGCTGGGACACGATCCAGAGCAACCTCGCGCGAGCCGAACGTGAGGCGGCGAGCGGCGCGGCGGTGGTGCTTGAGCCGGACCATGAGGCCGATCGGTCCGCCTGGGCGCGGCTGGAGCCCGCCGACCCCGCGGGCATGAGTGGCACTCCGAGTGTTCACGTCAATCACAATGCCGGCCGGTTCACGGCGCACGGGGACGTGTGCTACGAGCCGCGCGGCGCGTCCCTGTGGCACCCGCACTGGGGTGAGGCGCGGCACTGGTGGCCCGGCCCGATGGTCACGGTGTCGAACGTGGACGTGACGCAGTTCAAACCCGAGAAGCCGGCCGGGTGCTCGGCGTGCGAGGCGAACGCGCACCCGACCCCGGAGGCGTGGGCGCGGGCCGCCGCGGCGAAGCCGTCCGACTTTCACGAGCACGTGGGCACTCTCCGGGAACTGGCGGCGAAGTGCTCGAGCGCTGCGGAGCTGTCGCTGTGGATGAAGCCGGCGGACGCGGCGATCGTCGCCGGCCTCCCGGCCGACGGCACGTTCGTGAGCGTGTGCCCACGCGCGAAGCCGCAGTGGGAGCGCATGAAGGGCTGGCTGGGGGCGCGGTTCGAGGGCCGCACGGCCGACCCGGCGACCGCGGACCTGCCCCCGGTGGACCTGCTGTTCATCGACACCGAGCACACCGCCGACGCGCTCATGCCCCTGCTGGAGCGGCACCGCGAGCGGGTGGCGAAGTACATCGCGGTCCACTGCACCGAGACGTTTGGGGAGAGCGGCGACCGGCCCGACGCCCCGGGCGTGCTGCACGCGCTGCGAACCTTCTGCCACCGCCACCCGGGCTGGGTGGTGAAGCGCCGCGACCGGAACAACCACGGGCTGATAGTTCTGTCGCGGTGCGCCGAGGACGTGAGGGCGAAGCCGGCGCTGTGGCGCCAGGCGATGAACTACACGGCGGCGATGGCGCGGCACGTGGCGGACGGGCGCCGGACGGTGCCGCTGGACGTGCTGGAGGCGCGGCAGGCCGAGTGCGCCCTGTGCGAGGAGCGGGCGCTGGACGCGTGCGCCGCGTGCGGCTGCCCGCTGGAGGCGAAGCTGCCCCTCGCAACCGAATCGTGCGGGCTGGTGAAGAAGGGGCAGGCGCCGAAGTGGGGGGCGTGGCCCGCGGGCGCGGCCGCGTAA
- a CDS encoding S8 family peptidase, which yields MRLYAAAVLTAALFCAAGLAFPRAGRPLPAPPPAAAAEPDREYKLPPNELAPSAVQALTDAGDVADWGHAAIGVPDAWKVTKGKGARVAVLDTGCDSGHRDLKAQIVAARDFTGSRSGSSDVNGHGSHCAGIVLAAENAVGMVGVAPEAQLLVGKVLGDSGSGLSSGIAAGIDWAVEQGADVISMSLGSPSEDARIRAAIAAARARGVLVIAAAGNEGPREGTVGYPGGSPGVICVAAIDSALATASFSSRGRQVVVAAPGVNIRSCYPGDRFATMSGTSMATPYVAGCAALYVARCKALGVKPTPDDFAKRIGETAKDLPPSGRDTATGFGLIQPAKLLPAGDAPVPDPKDPVVPTPVPIGDKVDLVLPGLTLDGRPVKRIVLELAPRP from the coding sequence ATGCGACTTTACGCCGCCGCGGTCCTGACCGCGGCCCTGTTCTGCGCCGCCGGCCTCGCGTTCCCGCGGGCCGGGCGGCCGCTCCCCGCGCCCCCGCCGGCCGCCGCGGCCGAGCCGGACCGCGAGTACAAGCTGCCGCCCAACGAGCTCGCGCCGAGCGCGGTGCAGGCGCTGACCGACGCCGGCGACGTGGCCGACTGGGGGCACGCCGCGATCGGGGTGCCCGACGCGTGGAAGGTGACCAAGGGGAAGGGCGCGAGGGTGGCCGTGCTCGACACCGGGTGCGACTCCGGGCACCGCGACCTGAAGGCCCAGATCGTCGCCGCCCGGGACTTCACCGGCTCGCGCTCGGGCAGCTCCGACGTGAACGGGCACGGGTCCCACTGCGCCGGCATCGTGCTGGCCGCCGAGAACGCGGTCGGCATGGTGGGGGTCGCGCCCGAGGCCCAGCTGCTCGTCGGCAAGGTGCTCGGCGACTCCGGGTCCGGGCTGTCCTCGGGCATCGCGGCCGGGATCGACTGGGCGGTCGAGCAGGGGGCGGACGTGATCTCCATGAGCCTCGGCAGCCCGTCCGAGGACGCGCGCATCCGGGCCGCGATCGCCGCGGCCCGCGCCCGGGGCGTGCTGGTGATCGCCGCGGCCGGCAACGAGGGGCCGCGCGAGGGGACCGTCGGGTACCCGGGCGGCTCCCCGGGCGTGATCTGCGTCGCCGCGATCGACTCGGCCCTCGCCACCGCGTCGTTCAGCAGCCGTGGGCGGCAGGTGGTCGTCGCGGCGCCCGGGGTGAACATCCGCTCGTGCTACCCGGGCGACCGGTTCGCCACGATGTCGGGCACCAGCATGGCGACGCCCTACGTGGCCGGGTGCGCGGCGCTGTACGTCGCGCGGTGCAAGGCGCTCGGGGTGAAGCCCACCCCGGACGACTTCGCCAAGCGGATCGGCGAGACGGCGAAGGACCTGCCGCCGAGCGGGCGCGACACGGCGACCGGGTTCGGGCTGATCCAGCCCGCCAAGCTGCTGCCCGCGGGCGACGCCCCGGTGCCCGATCCGAAGGACCCGGTGGTCCCGACCCCGGTGCCGATCGGGGACAAGGTGGATCTGGTCCTGCCCGGGCTCACGCTCGACGGCCGGCCGGTGAAGCGGATCGTCCTCGAACTGGCCCCCCGGCCGTGA
- a CDS encoding methyl-accepting chemotaxis protein, whose product MNWFRDRALTTKLLLGFAIVCVTVAASGGIAYRGLASSREGMRVLYADYTVAGTDLAKAAVNLARYRNNMVAAAAARDEARLDQALAPQAAIRESVTGGLDAYAATVLRVSRSGRDERKDLEKVRAAVREYFAAADETTRAAQALVRAGTDAERAECRREVDRRVQQAGLKFDPAAASIDELVKTVTEVASDVNSSGNESAQAAQSTLVGGTVGAAALSMLIGLGLARMITGPLGRTVAALESVARGELDTRVEVNSSDEVGRLASALNTTVGGIRTALGQDRVDWAAVGKQREQNNDYVGQLVAVGRVQAVIEFNLDGTIRTANENFLTTAGYRLDEIQGRHHRMFVDPGQAGGSEYREFWAKLNRGEPVCSDFERVGRGGKRVWLLASYNPILDPATGKPYKVVKFATDITAQRAMEERVRAAAAELQHKVEAIQKTIQALAAGDFTATVPDLGTDNVGMMARSLNEAVLSVRTAMEGVRAVSEQLADASGQLSAASEEISSGAQEQASSLEETASALEEITATVRRSSDSAQQARQLAGGSKEVAEKGGQVVSGAIGAMSEINGSSKKIAEIITTIDEIAFQTNLLALNAAVEAARAGEQGRGFAVVATEVRNLAQRSATAAKEIKSLIQDSVKKVDAGTDLVNKSGDTLTEIVTSVKRVTDMVTEIAAASKEQSIGIEQVNKAVAQMDSATQRNAGQTEEMNATAQALTDQARQLRDLVGRFNLGSDGHAPAARPAKRAAGPKPRPAVAKALKRSNNGNGGGHELDAMGGAGFSEF is encoded by the coding sequence ATGAACTGGTTTCGTGACCGCGCCTTAACAACCAAGTTGCTCTTGGGGTTCGCTATCGTCTGTGTGACCGTCGCGGCCAGCGGCGGGATCGCCTACCGCGGCTTGGCGAGTTCACGGGAGGGGATGCGCGTGCTGTACGCGGACTACACGGTCGCGGGCACCGACCTCGCCAAAGCGGCGGTTAACCTAGCCCGGTACCGAAACAACATGGTCGCGGCTGCGGCCGCCAGGGACGAGGCCCGGCTGGACCAGGCGCTCGCGCCCCAGGCCGCGATCCGCGAGTCAGTTACGGGCGGCCTCGACGCGTACGCCGCGACCGTGCTACGCGTGTCCCGGAGCGGGCGGGACGAGCGGAAGGACCTGGAGAAGGTGCGCGCCGCGGTACGCGAGTACTTCGCGGCCGCCGACGAGACCACCCGCGCGGCCCAGGCGCTGGTCCGGGCGGGCACCGACGCCGAGCGGGCCGAGTGCCGCCGCGAGGTGGACCGGAGGGTGCAGCAAGCCGGGCTGAAGTTCGACCCGGCCGCGGCAAGCATCGACGAGCTGGTCAAGACGGTGACCGAGGTGGCCAGCGACGTCAACAGCTCGGGCAACGAGAGCGCCCAAGCGGCCCAGAGCACACTGGTCGGGGGCACCGTGGGCGCCGCCGCACTCAGCATGCTCATCGGGCTGGGGCTCGCGCGCATGATCACCGGGCCGCTCGGGCGCACGGTCGCCGCGCTCGAGTCCGTCGCGCGCGGGGAGTTGGACACGCGGGTGGAGGTGAACTCGAGCGACGAGGTGGGGCGCCTGGCGTCGGCCCTGAACACCACCGTCGGGGGCATCCGCACCGCTCTCGGACAGGACCGCGTGGACTGGGCCGCGGTGGGCAAGCAGCGTGAGCAGAACAATGACTACGTGGGGCAACTCGTCGCGGTCGGCCGGGTGCAGGCGGTGATCGAGTTCAACCTCGACGGCACGATCCGGACGGCCAACGAGAACTTCCTGACCACCGCGGGCTACCGGCTGGACGAGATCCAAGGGCGGCACCACCGGATGTTCGTCGACCCGGGCCAGGCGGGCGGCAGCGAGTACCGCGAGTTCTGGGCGAAGCTGAACCGCGGGGAGCCCGTTTGTAGCGACTTCGAGCGGGTCGGCAGGGGCGGCAAAAGGGTGTGGCTCCTGGCCTCGTACAACCCGATCCTCGACCCCGCCACCGGCAAGCCTTACAAGGTCGTCAAGTTCGCAACCGACATCACCGCGCAGCGGGCGATGGAGGAGCGCGTGCGGGCCGCGGCGGCCGAACTGCAGCACAAGGTGGAGGCCATCCAGAAGACCATTCAGGCCCTGGCGGCGGGCGACTTCACCGCCACGGTGCCGGACCTGGGCACCGACAACGTCGGGATGATGGCGCGGTCCCTGAACGAGGCGGTGCTCAGCGTGCGGACCGCGATGGAGGGGGTGCGGGCGGTTTCCGAGCAGCTGGCCGACGCGTCCGGTCAACTGTCCGCCGCGAGCGAGGAGATCTCGTCGGGCGCCCAGGAGCAGGCCAGCAGCCTGGAGGAAACGGCGTCCGCGCTGGAGGAGATCACCGCGACCGTCCGACGGAGTTCGGACAGTGCCCAGCAGGCGCGTCAGCTGGCCGGCGGGTCCAAGGAGGTGGCCGAGAAGGGCGGCCAGGTGGTGAGCGGGGCCATCGGCGCGATGAGCGAGATCAACGGGTCGTCGAAGAAGATCGCGGAGATCATCACAACGATCGACGAGATCGCGTTCCAGACCAACCTCTTGGCCCTGAACGCGGCGGTCGAGGCGGCCCGTGCGGGCGAGCAGGGGCGCGGGTTCGCGGTGGTGGCCACCGAGGTCCGCAACCTGGCTCAGCGGTCCGCCACCGCCGCCAAGGAGATCAAGAGCCTGATCCAGGACTCGGTGAAGAAGGTGGACGCCGGCACCGATCTGGTGAACAAGTCCGGCGACACGCTGACCGAGATCGTGACCAGCGTCAAGCGGGTGACGGACATGGTCACCGAAATCGCCGCCGCCAGCAAGGAGCAGTCGATCGGCATCGAGCAGGTGAACAAGGCGGTGGCCCAGATGGACAGCGCCACCCAGCGGAACGCCGGCCAGACCGAAGAGATGAACGCCACCGCGCAGGCCCTGACGGACCAGGCCAGACAGCTCCGCGATCTGGTCGGCCGGTTCAACCTGGGCAGTGACGGGCACGCCCCGGCGGCCCGGCCGGCGAAGCGGGCGGCCGGGCCGAAGCCGCGGCCGGCGGTGGCCAAGGCGCTCAAGCGGAGCAACAACGGGAACGGAGGCGGACACGAGCTAGACGCCATGGGCGGCGCCGGATTCAGCGAGTTCTAG